A single genomic interval of Psychroserpens sp. NJDZ02 harbors:
- a CDS encoding S1 RNA-binding domain-containing protein — MIRIGEFNTLGILRDTEPGLFLGDADGNEVLLPNRYVPEQFEIGDELEVFVYLDNDERIIATTTEPFIINGEFAVLRCNEVSKFGAFLDFGLVKELFCPFKEQAFPMKKGGWYLVRCYLDDVTERLVASSKTNQFLDNKELTVAQFDQVDIIVSHPSDLGMNVIVNNIHTGLIYKDSIFQDLSVGDKLKGIIKKVRPGNKLDIGLGEIGYRNIEPNADKIMQELTDNNGFLPVTDKSSPEKIKDLLQMSKKTFKKAIGTLYKQKLVDLKEDGIYLK; from the coding sequence ATGATACGAATAGGAGAATTTAATACACTCGGAATTTTAAGAGATACAGAACCTGGATTATTTTTAGGTGATGCAGATGGTAATGAAGTTTTATTACCTAATAGATATGTTCCAGAACAGTTTGAAATTGGTGATGAATTAGAGGTGTTTGTTTATTTAGATAATGACGAACGTATTATCGCTACAACTACAGAGCCGTTTATAATTAATGGAGAGTTTGCGGTATTACGTTGTAATGAAGTTTCTAAATTTGGAGCTTTTTTAGACTTTGGATTGGTAAAAGAATTGTTTTGCCCGTTTAAAGAGCAAGCATTTCCAATGAAAAAAGGGGGCTGGTATTTAGTACGTTGTTATTTAGATGATGTCACGGAGCGTTTGGTTGCTTCTAGTAAAACCAATCAATTTTTAGATAATAAAGAATTAACTGTTGCGCAATTTGACCAAGTAGATATTATTGTGTCGCATCCAAGTGATTTAGGGATGAATGTTATTGTAAATAATATACATACAGGATTGATTTATAAGGATAGCATTTTTCAAGACTTAAGTGTTGGAGATAAGTTAAAAGGTATTATTAAAAAGGTAAGACCAGGAAATAAGTTAGATATCGGTTTAGGAGAAATAGGCTATAGAAATATCGAGCCTAATGCAGATAAAATTATGCAAGAATTAACGGATAACAATGGGTTTTTACCTGTGACAGATAAGTCTAGTCCGGAAAAAATTAAAGATCTTTTACAAATGAGTAAAAAAACATTTAAAAAGGCCATCGGTACACTTTACAAGCAAAAGCTTGTAGATCTAAAAGAGGATGGAATTTATCTAAAATAA
- a CDS encoding DUF2853 family protein — MSKRDDLIVKYAADLKDKCGVTPDMDFLTKVTIGCGPSIYNKDAATVSGTDDSELATVKNNFLIKKLGLADSADLDKAIDSVIETYGRSNKNKYRAVVYYLLAKHFKKEAIYK, encoded by the coding sequence ATGAGTAAACGTGATGACTTAATCGTAAAGTATGCTGCAGATTTAAAAGATAAATGTGGAGTAACTCCGGACATGGATTTTTTAACTAAAGTTACAATTGGTTGTGGACCATCTATATATAATAAAGATGCAGCTACAGTCTCGGGTACCGATGATTCAGAATTAGCTACTGTTAAAAATAATTTTTTAATTAAAAAATTAGGTTTAGCGGATAGTGCAGATCTAGATAAAGCTATAGATTCTGTAATTGAAACTTACGGAAGATCAAATAAAAATAAATACAGAGCAGTTGTTTATTATTTGTTAGCAAAACACTTCAAAAAAGAAGCTATTTACAAATAG